One segment of Brassica napus cultivar Da-Ae chromosome C3, Da-Ae, whole genome shotgun sequence DNA contains the following:
- the LOC106426923 gene encoding actin-related protein 2/3 complex subunit 5A-like produces MAGAGGFVEADNAEAIIARIETKSSKIESLLKQYKPVEALKTALEGSPPKTLDERCKSANWIVVHRALMAIKDIEGMLNALDVEYYDILMKYLYRGLSTGDRPTCDQCLKIHEKLTDRAGLGCILRCLTDTINTV; encoded by the exons aTGGCAGGAGCAGGTGGATTTGTTGAGGCTGATAATGCAGAGGCAATCATCGCTAGGATCGAAACCAAATCTAGCAAGATCGAAAGCTTACTCAAACA GTACAAACCCGTCGAAGCTCTGAAAACGGCTCTTGAAGGTTCACCTCCTAAAACTCTCGATGAGCGTTGCAAG TCGGCTAATTGGATAGTTGTGCACAGAGCTTTAATGGCGATAAAGGATATTGAAGGAATGCTGAATGCTCTTGACGTTGAGTATTACGACATTCTCATGAA GTACTTGTACAGAGGGCTTTCCACCGGGGACCGACCTACATGCGATCAGTGTTTGAAGATTCACGAGAAACTCACTGACCGAGCTGGTCTCGGTTGCATTCTCCGTTGTCTTACTGATACTATCAACACCGTTTGA
- the LOC106426919 gene encoding lanC-like protein GCL1, with product MLSSAVEFSAEQARCGEDGNGGETNKNGDLDHFILRTSSEPKVPTTSFLSTDTFLRAATLLKDQVVEATWKGGVPDPGLVLDPTVYTGLLGTAFTCLKSYEVTRNHQDLLTCADIIDTCADVARATTRHVTFLCGRGGVYALGAIVASYSGDQSKLDLFLGLFLELAEERELPAGPEEGGFGMSYDLLYGRAGFLWAALLLNRYLGEGTVPDHLLLPIVEAILSGGRVGAADHQACPLLYRFHGTRFWGAANGLAGILHVLLHFPLSDEDVKDVQGTLRYMMSNRFPNSGNYPCSEGNRRDKLVQWAHGATGMAITLAKASQVFPKERDFREAAIEAGEVVWKSGLVKKVGLADGVAGNAYAFLSLYRLTGDVVYEERAKAFASYLCHDGRELVSATMGEAEHDYSLFRGLAGPACLWFDLVSPVDSKFPGYEI from the exons ATGTTATCGTCGGCGGTAGAGTTCTCGGCGGAGCAAGCGAGATGCGGCGAAGATGGTAACGGCGGAGAGACAAACAAGAACGGCGatcttgatcattttattttacgAACCTCCTCCGAACCAAAAGTTCCGACGACAAGTTTTCTCTCTACGGATACTTTCCTTAGAGCAGCAACGTTACTCAAGGACCAG GTTGTGGAGGCTACGTGGAAAGGCGGTGTTCCGGATCCGGGTCTGGTGTTAGATCCGACTGTGTACACAGGACTACTCGGCACAGCTTTCACTTGCTTGAAGTCGTACGAGGTCACGAGGAACCATCAAGATCTGCTAACTTGCGCCGATATAATCGACACGTGTGCCGACGTTGCACGCGCCACAACCAG GCACGTGACGTTTTTATGTGGAAGAGGAGGAGTGTATGCGCTTGGTGCAATCGTAGCCAGTTACAGTGGGGACCAATCAAAGCTTGACCTCTTTCTCGGTCTTTTTCTTGAG CTAGCAGAAGAAAGAGAGTTACCAGCAGGACCAGAAGAAGGAGGATTTGGGATGTCATACGACCTTCTCTATGGAAGAGCGGGTTTCCTTTGGGCTGCTTTGCTCCTAAACCGATATCTCGGTGAAGGCACTGTTCCTGATCATCTCTTATTGCCTATTGTCGAAGCCATCTTATCAGGTGGACGAGTTGGCGCAGCAGATCATCAAGCTTGCCCTTTGTTATACAG GTTCCACGGGACACGGTTTTGGGGTGCGGCGAATGGATTAGCTGGAATCTTGCACGTCTTGTTACACTTCCCATTATCAGATGAGGATGTGAAGGATGTGCAAGGGACGTTGAGGTACATGATGAGCAATAGGTTTCCAAACAGCGGAAACTATCCGTGCAGCGAAGGGAATCGAAGAGATAAGCTGGTCCAGTGGGCTCATGGTGCAACCGGCATGGCCATCACGTTGGCTAAAGCATCACAGGTGTTTCCAAAGGAGAGGGATTTTCGTGAAGCGGCCATTGAAGCTGGAGAAGTAGTGTGGAAGAGTGGCTTGGTGAAGAAGGTAGGTTTAGCGGATGGAGTTGCTGGCAACGCCTATGCTTTCTTGTCGCTTTATAGGTTAACAGGAGATGTTGTGTACGAAGAGAGAGCAAAAGCGTTCGCGAGTTACTTGTGTCATGACGGGAGAGAGCTTGTGAGTGCGACAATGGGAGAAGCAGAACATGACTACTCGCTGTTCCGGGGACTAGCTGGACCGGCATGTCTCTGGTTCGATCTTGTGTCGCCGGTAGATTCTAAGTTCCCTGGTTATGAGATATAA
- the LOC125583067 gene encoding glutathione S-transferase T2-like — translation MDPRNPYSRNSGYVGLLNNLQNNNVQDNFPYESYPSSVDIGASENPPFSSQEPEGPSQPEDTPVERLVRRKWTPRDDEVVISVWLNKSKDAVVGNSMKLKTFWKCVDEFVAETLHEKIENVHCKQRWHKINDQTNKFCAAFSAAERQITSGQSDNDLLKVAHQIFYADQVFLGRLGFITLEHAWCVLRHEQKWISLNTPTPTGAKRKSGEVNSETVGAHVGEESPQAPVRPEGIKAAKASRNSSKGKAIEDYKSIYELKCEDLARKEKLSKMAILDTLLAKTSPLSESQETVMNKLLAELF, via the coding sequence atgGATCCAAGGAATCCATATAGCCGAAATTCTGGTTATGTGGGGCTTCTTAACAACCTTCAGAATAACAACGTTCAGGATAACTTTCCTTATGAAAGTTATCCTTCCAGTGTCGACATTGGCGCCTCTGAAAACCCTCCCTTCAGTTCCCAAGAGCCTGAGGGTCCATCCCAACCTGAGGACACACCAGTGGAGCGTTTGGTGAGAAGAAAATGGACGCCGCGTGATGACGAGGTGGTGATTAGTGTGTGGCTTAACAAATCAAAGGACGCTGTTGTCGGAAATTCTATGAAGTTAAAGACCTTCTGGAAATGCGTTGATGAGTTCGTTGCAGAAACTCTTCATGAGAAGATAGAGAATGTTCActgtaagcagaggtggcacAAAATCAATGATCAAACGAACAAGTTCTGTGCCGCATTCTCTGCTGCAGAGAGACAAATAACCAGCGGTCAGAGTGACAATGACTTACTAAAGGTGGCTCATCAAATCTTCTACGCTGATCAGGTGTTCCTCGGAAGGTTGGGGTTCATTACCCTCGAGCACGCGTGGTGTGTCCTGCGGCACGAGCAAAAGTGGATAAGCCTTAACACACCTACGCCCACCGGTGCAAAGAGAAAGAGTGGTGAAGTGAATTCTGAAACTGTCGGCGCTCATGTAGGTGAGGAGAGTCCACAAGCACCAGTGCGTCCTGAAGGTATCAAAGCTGCGAAAGCAAGCAGGAATAGTAGTAAAGGGAAGGCTATTGAGGACTATAAGAGCATTTACGAGCTCAAGTGTGAAGATTTGGCGAGGAAGGAGAAGCTGTCTAAGATGGCGATATTAGACACTCTCCTTGCTAAGACGAGTCCACTAAGTGAGAGTCAAGAAACCGTAATGAACAAGCTCTTGGCCGAACTCTTCTAG